The Bacillus marinisedimentorum genomic interval AATCGTGAATCGCCCGCTTATCGCTGCGCATCCCGATCATGAACGCACTGACAATGACGCCGATCCCAAGTGTCAGGGCATACACAATTCCGCCGACAAGGTAACGCATCAGCATCGTGAGGAATGTGACATTGCTGCCGTCCATTTTGACGATACGGATGCCCGTTGCTTTTTTCCCGATTGTATAACCCGCCCATATTGCCGGAACGATGATTGCGTATAACAATTCAATGATGCCGTGCACACCGCGTTCTCCTTCGGTGACATTCACATCAAGACCAAGTGCAGCATTAAGGATTTCCGCTGCGATTGATAGGATGATGCCGTCAATGATAAGGGCGATGAACCGCACCCAGAATCCAGCCGGATTATATTCCATACGAGACCCCTCCTTTTGTTTTTCTAAAATACTTTCTAGAAGAATCATTCTCCATTTCATGCCACTCTCCCTGCCGGACGGATAACTTGTCTATTATCTGTCACCTTTAGCGGGTTTTAAAATCGTCCGCTGCAGCGGCACACCGCCCATGCTGATGTTCCGCTCAATAAATGTATATGATTTCCCGTCAATATTAAAACGACGACTCCCTTTATACTCGACTGTGTGTCCCTGGCTTTCCAACTCAGACGCAATCGCCTTCACATAACGGTTAAAATCAATATAGCGGTCATCCAGGTCGATCGTAATGTGGCCTTTCCGATATCCCATTAAAAAATTGAAAAAAGCGAGACCGAGTATGGCGGCAAGCAGGGGCAGGATCCATTGCATAGCATGATCCCTCCATGGTATCTGATTTCATACTATCTTTACGGATAGAAAGGAAAGGAGGTTTCAAACAGTTCCTGTGATAAGATTAATATGCAATGATATCGTATGTCATCAAAAAGGATGAAATGATATGACTACCTTTGAGCGAATAACCGAAAACACGCTGAAGACAGCTCTTGACATCGTTAATTCCAACCAGCTTTATAACAAAATGGAAAACGGACAGCCGCTGCGGTCGATGAGTGAAATCAGGAAAGATTTTCTTAATCCAGTGACAGAAAGCTTTATTATCATGAAAAAACAAAATCCGATCGGCGTTCTGGATTTTCTGCCGAAGAATCCTAAAGATGATACACCCTGGCTTGGCCTGCTGATGATCCATGGGAAATATCATGGATTTGGTTTCGGAAAAAAGGCTTATCTTGCCTTTGAAAACAGATTGAAGCAACACCTTATCCACAAGGTCCGGCTGGGTGTTTTACAGAAAAATGAGAGAGCCAGGATGTTCTGGGAATCGTTCGGTTTCTGCTGTTATGGTGAAAGCGAGTGGGAAGGAAAGGCCGTTGACTGTTATGAAAAACGATTGGATTGCGGGGTATGTAAATGGAAATGAGGAATTTTATTTTGCATAAGGATATTCTGACCGTTGAAGTGACGATAGATCAAGCGGATTATCTGATCGGAGTCCAGTGGAAAGAACCTGAAAAGCCGTTTGGCGATACGTGGATTTTAAAATCATATGCAAACAAAAAGACAGGCGAAAAAGATTTATCAGATGAAAAGATTTCATCATTCCTCGATACGATCAATGCCAGATGGAATTGGAAAGTGTAGCCGAAAGCCGTGGATTTTGCTGTCATGCCATATTTGGCACACCTGATTTGTTATTCTCGACTCAACA includes:
- a CDS encoding GNAT family N-acetyltransferase gives rise to the protein MTTFERITENTLKTALDIVNSNQLYNKMENGQPLRSMSEIRKDFLNPVTESFIIMKKQNPIGVLDFLPKNPKDDTPWLGLLMIHGKYHGFGFGKKAYLAFENRLKQHLIHKVRLGVLQKNERARMFWESFGFCCYGESEWEGKAVDCYEKRLDCGVCKWK
- a CDS encoding RDD family protein — protein: MEYNPAGFWVRFIALIIDGIILSIAAEILNAALGLDVNVTEGERGVHGIIELLYAIIVPAIWAGYTIGKKATGIRIVKMDGSNVTFLTMLMRYLVGGIVYALTLGIGVIVSAFMIGMRSDKRAIHDFIAGTYVTRNSP